A genomic window from Brassica oleracea var. oleracea cultivar TO1000 chromosome C8, BOL, whole genome shotgun sequence includes:
- the LOC106310476 gene encoding LOW QUALITY PROTEIN: methylsterol monooxygenase 2-2-like (The sequence of the model RefSeq protein was modified relative to this genomic sequence to represent the inferred CDS: deleted 1 base in 1 codon) has protein sequence MASLVESGWQYLVTHFSDFQLACIGSFLLHESVFFLSGLPFIFLERQGFLSKYKIQTKNNTPAAQGKCITRLLLYHFCVNLPLMMASYPVFTAMGMRSSFPLPSWKEVSGQILFYFIIEDFVFYWGHRILHSKWLYKNVHSVHHEYATPFGLTSEYAHPAEILFLGFATIVGPALTGPHLITLWLWMVLRVLETVEAHCGYHFPWSLSNFLPLYGGADFHDYHHRLLYTKSGNYSSTFVYMDWIFGTHKGYRRLKSLKENSDLKQT, from the exons ATGGCTTCCCTCGTCGAATCCGGGTGGCAG TACCTTGTGACACATTTTAGCGACTTTCAACTGGCCTGCATAGGGAGCTTTCTCCTCCACGAAAGCGTCTTCTTCCTATCTGGCCTCCCTTTCATTTTTCTCGAAAGACAAGGCTTTCTCTCCAAGTACAAAATTCAG ACAAAAAACAACACACCTGCAGCTCAAGGAAAATGTATCACACGCCTCTTGCTTTATCATTTCTGCGTCAACTTGCCCCTCATGATGGCCTCATATCCTGTCTTCACTGCCATGGGAATGCGAAGCTCTTTTCCTCTGCCGTCCTG GAAAGAAGTGTCTGGCCAGATATTATTCTACTTCATCATTGAGGATTTTGTTTTCTATTGGGGTCATCGGATCTTGCACTCAAAATGGCTCTACAAGAACGTTCACAGTGTGCATCATGA ATATGCCACACCATTTGGTTTGACATCAGAGTATGCTCACCCAGCTGAGATTTTATTCCTGGGTTTTGCTACCATAGTCGGTCCAGCACTCACCGGGCCCCACTTGATTACTCTCTGGTTATGGATGGTGCTGAGAGTGCTTGAGACCGTTGAGGCACACTGTGGCTATCATTTCCCATGGAGCCTCTCTAATTTTCTTCCTCTTTACGGAGG TGCTGACTTCCATGACTACCATCACCGACTGCTCTACACAAAGTCTGGAAACTACTCTTCAACTTTTGTGTATATGGACTG GATCTTTGGTACCCATAAGGGTTACAGAAGACTGAAGTCTCTTAAAGAA AACAGTGACCTGAAACAAACGTGA
- the LOC106307403 gene encoding ras-related protein RABA2b produces the protein MANRLDNEYDYLFKIVLIGDSGVGKSNILSRFTRNEFCLESKSTIGVEFATRTLQVEGKTVKAQIWDTAGQERYRAITSAYYRGAVGALLVYDITKRQTFENVLRWLHELRDHADSNIVIMMAGNKSDLNHLRSVADEDGRSLAEKEGLSFLETSALEASNIEKAFQTILSEIYHIISKKALAAQEAAGNLPGQGTAINISESSVDNKKGCCSN, from the exons ATGGCGAATAGATTAGACAATGAGTACGATTACTTGTTCAAGATCGTCCTAATCGGTGACTCCGGTGTTGGCAAATCCAACATTCTCTCCAGATTCACCAGAAACGAGTTCTGTCTCGAATCCAAATCCACCATTGGCGTTGAATTCGCCACCAGGACACTACAG GTTGAAGGCAAAACAGTGAAGGCTCAGATATGGGACACAGCAGGACAAGAGCGTTACCGGGCCATCACAAGCGCTTACTACAGAGGAGCCGTTGGAGCTCTTCTCGTCTACGACATCACCAAGAGACAAACCTTCGAGAATGTGCTGAGGTGGTTACACGAGCTCAGGGACCACGCTGACTCCAACATTGTGATCATGATGGCTGGAAACAAATCAGATCTAAACCACCTGAGATCCGTTGCCGATGAGGATGGTCGGTCTCTGGCTGAGAAGGAAGGTTTGTCGTTTCTCGAGACGTCTGCGTTAGAAGCGAGTAACATAGAGAAAGCGTTTCAGACTATATTGTCTGAGATTTATCATATCATAAGTAAGAAAGCGTTGGCGGCACAAGAAGCTGCGGGTAATCTTCCGGGGCAAGGAACTGCTATTAACATATCGGAGTCATCTGTAGATAACAAAAAAGGTTGCTGTTCTAATTAG
- the LOC106307402 gene encoding probable LRR receptor-like serine/threonine-protein kinase At4g36180 isoform X2, with amino-acid sequence MRTYERYWWWVKEKKQMALVLFMIVTLMLQLQMKGCVGCLETERTGLLQLKSYLKNGFEVEEESMMKSWSHDDPSSDCCHWERVKCSDATGGHVVHLSLKDLILASYALENQSLNLSLLHSFPRLQSLDLSFNKFSDLFDPINGAVLPSSLHVLDLAENQLSSSPKANLSRLRTLDLSGNQMNGDLSSFVSGLPSALEYLSLLDNDFNGSFCFSSLANHTRLTVFMLSSKVGMIQAQAETSWFPPFQLKMLKLKNFNLGSTIPSFLAHQHDLRLIHITYSQLKVPFPGWLVQNNTRLESIILNNNLLTELRLPRLVHGLQYLDISSNRIYDSIPEDIGIVFPHLKFMNFSSNHNRGTIPSSLGEMKSLYFLDMSYNRLYGQLPKTFFRGCYSLTYLRLSNNQLQGKVFPSHANLTSLVRLFLDGNRFDGSLEKGLLNSKTLELLDVSDNSFSGTLPYWIGKISNLSFLYMRGNKLKGQVPHQLQNLQLVVLDMSNNRFSGFIPGYFNVLSLRELRLDSNEFMGPVPSYLFKSKVLQVLDLRHNSLSGMILNTTIGNTSDLVALLLGNNSFQTHIPDKICQLSKVGLLDLSHNKFKGAIPSCFGKMPFGAQPYDDLTFGPYGYTQQLAFFQSWSYTSALDLLDNEVEVDYESIAEFVANFLSKSRYETYQGDILRYMYGLDLSSNQLSGEIPVEVWDLKIIRSLNFSSNRLIGSIPDSISKLENLESLDLSNNKLHGNIPPQLADLNSLGVFNISFNNFSGEIPFKAHLMTFDEKSYRGNPHLCGIPTNKSCNLEGATETSASKRATEEEEEGDGVIDMVWFYWTCGAVYITTSLALFAFLCIDSRWSREWFYRVDVLVHHLQRFKDGFICN; translated from the exons ATGAGAACATACGAGAGATATTGGTGGTGGGTTAAGGAGAAGAAGCAGATGGCTTTGGTGTTGTTCATGATAGTAACATTGATGCTTCAACTCCAGATGAAAGGATGTGTGGGTTGTCTGGAAACTGAACGAACGGGTCTTCTGCAACTCAAGTCGTATCTCAAGAATGGTTTTGAAGTAGAAGAAGAAAGCATGATGAAATCATGGAGTCATGATGATCCTAGCAGTGATTGCTGCCACTGGGAAAGGGTAAAGTGTAGTGACGCTACCGGTGGCCACGTAGTCCACCTCTCGCTTAAAGACCTCATACTCGCCAGTTATGCGTTAGAAAACCAGTCTCTAAATCTGTCTTTGCTCCATAGCTTCCCTCGGCTCCAAAGTCTTGACTTATCATTCAACAAGTTCAGTGACTTGTTTGATCCCATCAACG GTGCAGTGCTTCCTTCATCTTTACACGTACTGGATCTTGCAGAAAATCAACTATCATCGAGCCCAAAAG CTAACTTAAGCCGTCTTCGAACTCTTGATCTATCGGGAAACCAAATGAATGGAGACTTGTCTTCCTTTGTATCTGGTCTACCATCAGCGCTTGAGTACTTGTCCCTGTTGGATAATGACTTCAACGGTTCGTTCTGCTTCAGTTCACTAGCAAATCACACAAGACTCACAGTATTCATGCTGTCATCGAAAGTTGGTATGATCCAAGCTCAGGCTGAGACCTCCTGGTTTCCACCGTTTCAGTTGAAGATGCTAAAGCTAAAGAACTTCAATCTTGGCAGCACGATTCCTAGCTTCCTTGCTCATCAACATGACTTACGCCTCATTCATATTACTTATAGCCAGTTGAAAGTACCCTTTCCTGGTTGGCTTGTGCAGAATAATACAAGGCTGGAGTCTATTATACTGAACAACAATTTGTTGACAGAGCTTCGACTACCTAGGCTTGTTCATGGCCTACAATATCTTGATATCTCCAGTAATAGGATATACGATTCAATTCCAGAAGACATAGGGATTGTTTTTCCACATCTGAAGTTTATGAACTTTTCTTCAAATCATAATCGTGGAACCATTCCATCTTCATTGGGCGAGATGAAAAGTCTATACTTCTTGGACATGTCTTATAATCGTCTATATGGTCAGCTACCCAAAACTTTTTTTCGTGGTTGCTACTCGCTGACGTATCTGAGGCTCTCCAATAACCAACTCCAGGGGAAAGTATTTCCGAGCCATGCAAATCTTACTAGTTTAGTTAGGTTGTTTCTTGATGGCAACCGTTTTGATGGGAGTCTCGAAAAAGGTTTGTTGAACTCAAAGACTCTTGAACTGTTGGACGTATCAGATAATAGCTTTTCCGGCACACTTCCATATTGGATTGGTAAAATCTCAAACCTATCTTTTCTATACATGAGGGGAAACAAGCTAAAAGGTCAGGTGCCTCATCAACTACAAAATCTACAGCTTGTGGTTTTAGACATGTCAAACAACAGATTTTCTGGTTTCATTCCAGGGTATTTTAATGTTTTGTCTCTCAGAGAATTAAGGCTAGATAGCAATGAGTTCATGGGCCCAGTTCCGAGCTATTTATTCAAGTCTAAGGTATTACAGGTGCTCGATTTGCGGCACAACAGTCTTTCTGGAATGATTCTGAATACTACTATTGGAAATACATCCGACTTAGTAGCTCTTCTTCTAGGGAATAATAGCTTTCAGACTCATATCCCTGACAAAATATGTCAGCTAAGTAAAGTTGGTCTCTTGGACTTATCTCACAACAAATTCAAAGGCGCCATACCCTCATGTTTTGGTAAAATGCCTTTTGGTGCCCAACCATACGACGACCTTACATTCGGTCCATATGGTTACACACAACAATTGGCATTCTTCCAAAGTTGGAGCTATACATCAGCTCTTGACCTTCTTGATAACGAAGTAGAGGTTGACTACGAGTCAATAGCAGAATTTGTAGCGAATTTTTTATCGAAAAGCAGATATGAAACATATCAAGGTGATATTCTTCGATATATGTATGGTTTGGATTTGTCAAGCAACCAATTATCCGGTGAGATTCCAGTTGAAGTTTGGGATCTTAAGATCATCAGATCCCTGAATTTTTCGAGCAACCGCCTCATCGGCTCCATACCAGATAGCATTTCAAAGCTGGAGAATTTGGAGAGTTTGGATTTATCTAACAACAAGTTACATGGAAACATCCCTCCTCAGCTAGCTGATCTCAACAGTTTAGGAGTCTTCAATATCTCATTTAACAATTTTTCAGGTGAAATCCCTTTCAAAGCCCATCTTATGACCTTTGACGAAAAGAGTTACAGAGGCAATCCTCATCTCTGTGGAATTCCTACCAATAAAAGTTGCAACCTCGAGGGAGCCACAGAGACAAGTGCATCAAAGCGGGCCACAGAGGAAGAAGAAGAAGGTGATGGTGTGATAGATATGGTGTGGTTTTATTGGACTTGTGGTGCAGTCTACATCACCACATCATTGGCTTTGTTTGCGTTTCTATGCATAGACTCACGTTGGTCACGTGAATGGTTTTATCGTGTTGATGTATTGGTTCATCATCTTCAACGCTTCAAGGATGGCTTCATCTGCAACTGA
- the LOC106307402 gene encoding leucine-rich repeat receptor-like protein kinase PXL2 isoform X1, with translation MRTYERYWWWVKEKKQMALVLFMIVTLMLQLQMKGCVGCLETERTGLLQLKSYLKNGFEVEEESMMKSWSHDDPSSDCCHWERVKCSDATGGHVVHLSLKDLILASYALENQSLNLSLLHSFPRLQSLDLSFNKFSDLFDPINGAVLPSSLHVLDLAENQLSSSPKEICTLMNLRELNLRSNALTNLPYCLANLSRLRTLDLSGNQMNGDLSSFVSGLPSALEYLSLLDNDFNGSFCFSSLANHTRLTVFMLSSKVGMIQAQAETSWFPPFQLKMLKLKNFNLGSTIPSFLAHQHDLRLIHITYSQLKVPFPGWLVQNNTRLESIILNNNLLTELRLPRLVHGLQYLDISSNRIYDSIPEDIGIVFPHLKFMNFSSNHNRGTIPSSLGEMKSLYFLDMSYNRLYGQLPKTFFRGCYSLTYLRLSNNQLQGKVFPSHANLTSLVRLFLDGNRFDGSLEKGLLNSKTLELLDVSDNSFSGTLPYWIGKISNLSFLYMRGNKLKGQVPHQLQNLQLVVLDMSNNRFSGFIPGYFNVLSLRELRLDSNEFMGPVPSYLFKSKVLQVLDLRHNSLSGMILNTTIGNTSDLVALLLGNNSFQTHIPDKICQLSKVGLLDLSHNKFKGAIPSCFGKMPFGAQPYDDLTFGPYGYTQQLAFFQSWSYTSALDLLDNEVEVDYESIAEFVANFLSKSRYETYQGDILRYMYGLDLSSNQLSGEIPVEVWDLKIIRSLNFSSNRLIGSIPDSISKLENLESLDLSNNKLHGNIPPQLADLNSLGVFNISFNNFSGEIPFKAHLMTFDEKSYRGNPHLCGIPTNKSCNLEGATETSASKRATEEEEEGDGVIDMVWFYWTCGAVYITTSLALFAFLCIDSRWSREWFYRVDVLVHHLQRFKDGFICN, from the exons ATGAGAACATACGAGAGATATTGGTGGTGGGTTAAGGAGAAGAAGCAGATGGCTTTGGTGTTGTTCATGATAGTAACATTGATGCTTCAACTCCAGATGAAAGGATGTGTGGGTTGTCTGGAAACTGAACGAACGGGTCTTCTGCAACTCAAGTCGTATCTCAAGAATGGTTTTGAAGTAGAAGAAGAAAGCATGATGAAATCATGGAGTCATGATGATCCTAGCAGTGATTGCTGCCACTGGGAAAGGGTAAAGTGTAGTGACGCTACCGGTGGCCACGTAGTCCACCTCTCGCTTAAAGACCTCATACTCGCCAGTTATGCGTTAGAAAACCAGTCTCTAAATCTGTCTTTGCTCCATAGCTTCCCTCGGCTCCAAAGTCTTGACTTATCATTCAACAAGTTCAGTGACTTGTTTGATCCCATCAACG GTGCAGTGCTTCCTTCATCTTTACACGTACTGGATCTTGCAGAAAATCAACTATCATCGAGCCCAAAAG AGATTTGCACATTAATGAATCTTCGAGAGCTGAATTTAAGATCCAATGCTTTGACAAATCTTCCTTATTGTCTAGCTAACTTAAGCCGTCTTCGAACTCTTGATCTATCGGGAAACCAAATGAATGGAGACTTGTCTTCCTTTGTATCTGGTCTACCATCAGCGCTTGAGTACTTGTCCCTGTTGGATAATGACTTCAACGGTTCGTTCTGCTTCAGTTCACTAGCAAATCACACAAGACTCACAGTATTCATGCTGTCATCGAAAGTTGGTATGATCCAAGCTCAGGCTGAGACCTCCTGGTTTCCACCGTTTCAGTTGAAGATGCTAAAGCTAAAGAACTTCAATCTTGGCAGCACGATTCCTAGCTTCCTTGCTCATCAACATGACTTACGCCTCATTCATATTACTTATAGCCAGTTGAAAGTACCCTTTCCTGGTTGGCTTGTGCAGAATAATACAAGGCTGGAGTCTATTATACTGAACAACAATTTGTTGACAGAGCTTCGACTACCTAGGCTTGTTCATGGCCTACAATATCTTGATATCTCCAGTAATAGGATATACGATTCAATTCCAGAAGACATAGGGATTGTTTTTCCACATCTGAAGTTTATGAACTTTTCTTCAAATCATAATCGTGGAACCATTCCATCTTCATTGGGCGAGATGAAAAGTCTATACTTCTTGGACATGTCTTATAATCGTCTATATGGTCAGCTACCCAAAACTTTTTTTCGTGGTTGCTACTCGCTGACGTATCTGAGGCTCTCCAATAACCAACTCCAGGGGAAAGTATTTCCGAGCCATGCAAATCTTACTAGTTTAGTTAGGTTGTTTCTTGATGGCAACCGTTTTGATGGGAGTCTCGAAAAAGGTTTGTTGAACTCAAAGACTCTTGAACTGTTGGACGTATCAGATAATAGCTTTTCCGGCACACTTCCATATTGGATTGGTAAAATCTCAAACCTATCTTTTCTATACATGAGGGGAAACAAGCTAAAAGGTCAGGTGCCTCATCAACTACAAAATCTACAGCTTGTGGTTTTAGACATGTCAAACAACAGATTTTCTGGTTTCATTCCAGGGTATTTTAATGTTTTGTCTCTCAGAGAATTAAGGCTAGATAGCAATGAGTTCATGGGCCCAGTTCCGAGCTATTTATTCAAGTCTAAGGTATTACAGGTGCTCGATTTGCGGCACAACAGTCTTTCTGGAATGATTCTGAATACTACTATTGGAAATACATCCGACTTAGTAGCTCTTCTTCTAGGGAATAATAGCTTTCAGACTCATATCCCTGACAAAATATGTCAGCTAAGTAAAGTTGGTCTCTTGGACTTATCTCACAACAAATTCAAAGGCGCCATACCCTCATGTTTTGGTAAAATGCCTTTTGGTGCCCAACCATACGACGACCTTACATTCGGTCCATATGGTTACACACAACAATTGGCATTCTTCCAAAGTTGGAGCTATACATCAGCTCTTGACCTTCTTGATAACGAAGTAGAGGTTGACTACGAGTCAATAGCAGAATTTGTAGCGAATTTTTTATCGAAAAGCAGATATGAAACATATCAAGGTGATATTCTTCGATATATGTATGGTTTGGATTTGTCAAGCAACCAATTATCCGGTGAGATTCCAGTTGAAGTTTGGGATCTTAAGATCATCAGATCCCTGAATTTTTCGAGCAACCGCCTCATCGGCTCCATACCAGATAGCATTTCAAAGCTGGAGAATTTGGAGAGTTTGGATTTATCTAACAACAAGTTACATGGAAACATCCCTCCTCAGCTAGCTGATCTCAACAGTTTAGGAGTCTTCAATATCTCATTTAACAATTTTTCAGGTGAAATCCCTTTCAAAGCCCATCTTATGACCTTTGACGAAAAGAGTTACAGAGGCAATCCTCATCTCTGTGGAATTCCTACCAATAAAAGTTGCAACCTCGAGGGAGCCACAGAGACAAGTGCATCAAAGCGGGCCACAGAGGAAGAAGAAGAAGGTGATGGTGTGATAGATATGGTGTGGTTTTATTGGACTTGTGGTGCAGTCTACATCACCACATCATTGGCTTTGTTTGCGTTTCTATGCATAGACTCACGTTGGTCACGTGAATGGTTTTATCGTGTTGATGTATTGGTTCATCATCTTCAACGCTTCAAGGATGGCTTCATCTGCAACTGA